One window from the genome of Oreochromis niloticus isolate F11D_XX linkage group LG20, O_niloticus_UMD_NMBU, whole genome shotgun sequence encodes:
- the pcsk1nl gene encoding proprotein convertase subtilisin/kexin type 1 inhibitor, like, translating to MASLGLLLLSTALIHTAQSLPAARAGGHGLDVSVGGVRRQRRDLPNLLPYEDQMMSYPAMQGGGRANDLYYQSDDWRGRGLDQALQRLVERDQRKEQEEEQRAAYLAALLRLLSEAESAGLVGPGDVEVVEEEEDEEDDQGPTGDFQGPAPADYDETGRGMSMGRPRAAWWGLVEPQLAQALLDRMDPRLAQTLLERAKQERRQQAGRVASGLSRDQDTLRRMVAGILSSIGPNGVSVASSGRRAKRDLSAKAPEPVSSAHRRTRRSLDDLAPPSPSNDPPLLRVKRLEDYDGEEQGEKLHPQVVGLQRMKRIDTTSTGDAEELNHGSRRRRRRAALNYDPQILVDQILEYMRE from the exons ATGGCGTCTCTCGGCCTCCTGCTGCTCAGCACTGCTCTGATCCACACCGCTCAG TCTCTACCTGCAGCTCGTGCTGGGGGTCATGGCCTGGATGTGTCAGTGGGTGGAGTCAGACGCCAGCGCAGAGACCTCCCTAACCTGCTGCCTTATGAAGACCAGATGATGTCATATCCTGCCATGCAGGGAGGAGGCAGGGCCAATGACCTTTACTACCAATCAGATGACTGGAGGGGGAGGGGCTTGGACCAGGCACTGCAGCGATTGGTGGAGAGAGACCAGAggaaggagcaggaggaggagcagcgAGCAG CCTACCTGGCAGCTCTGCTCCGCCTACTGAGCGAGGCAGAGAGCGCAGGACTGGTTGGTCCGGGTGACGTGGAAGTGgtcgaggaggaggaggatgaggaggatgacCAGGGCCCCACAGGGGACTTCCAGGGCCCTGCTCCTGCAGACTATGATGAGACTGGAAGGGGGATGAGCATGGGGAGGCCCCGGGCCGCCTGGTGGGGCCTCGTGGAGCCCCAGCTTGCTCAGGCCCTGCTTGACAG GATGGATCCCCGGCTCGCTCAGACGCTGCTGGAAAGAGCAAAACAGGAGAGACGTCAGCAGGCTGGACGAGTCGCATCAGGACTGAGCCGAGACCAGGACACTCTGAG GCGGATGGTTGCTGGGATACTCTCCAGCATCGGTCCTAACGGTGTCTCGGTCGCCTCCTCTGGTCGCAGAGCGAAGAGGGACCTGTCAGCCAAAGCACCTGAGCCTGTTAGCTCCGCCCACAGAAGAACCCGCCGTTCTCTTGACGACCTGGCTCCCCCTTCGCCTAGCAACGACCCTCCCCTCCTCAGGGTGAAGAGGCTGGAGGATTACGATGGAGAGGAGCAAGGTGAGAAGCTGCACCCCCAGGTGGTCGGGCTGCAGAGGATGAAACGCATCGACACTACGTCAACGGGCGACGCAGAGGAACTGAATCATGGGAGCCGTAGGCGCCGGAGGAGAGCTGCTCTGAACTACGACCCACAAATATTGGTTGATCAGATTCTGGAGTACATGAGGGAGTGA
- the lhfpl4b gene encoding LHFPL tetraspan subfamily member 3 protein, translated as MSVSPGLADLSRLYQTEFVRSARAVGVLWAVCTLCFAIIQVVILVQPSWICTTDVRPQQAGPEPPSGTLGLFEVCMESDWPVPDCHGGLSTLSPLPSLQSVAVLVGVSLLAVWTSVLCLCLFRFCSAATVYKICAWLQLTAGFCLALACLLFPDSWESQEMKALCGDSVGSFSPGNCSVHWAYILAILGVLDYAILATLAFVLANRQDALLPPDTQEVTTGLLMTA; from the exons ATGTCGGTGTCTCCCGGCCTTGCCGACCTCTCCCGCCTGTACCAGACTGAGTTTGTGCGGAGCGCCCGGGCCGTTGGCGTCCTCTGGGCCGTCTGCACTCTTTGCTTTGCCATCATCCAGGTGGTTATCCTGGTGCAGCCGTCCTGGATCTGCACCACAGACGTTCGCCCTCAGCAGGCGGGACCAGAGCCACCCAGCGGCACACTGGGACTGTTTGAG GTGTGCATGGAGTCAGACTGGCCGGTCCCAGACTGTCACGGTGGTCTGTCCACTCTGTCTCCACTGCCGTCCTTGCAGTCGGTGGCGGTGTTGGTGGGGGTGTCTCTGTTGGCGGTGTGGACCAGCgtcctctgtctctgtctcttcaGGTTCTGCAGCGCCGCAACGGTTTACAAGATCTGCGCCTGGctgcagctgactgcag GTTTTTGTCTGGCGTTGGCGTGTCTTCTGTTTCCTGACTCATGGGAGAGTCAGGAGATGAAAGCTCTGTGCGGAGACTCG GTGGGCAGCTTCTCTCCAGGTAACTGCTCAGTTCACTGGGCCTACATTCTGGCCATCCTGGGAGTTCTTGATTATGCCATCTTGGCCACACTGGCCTTTGTCCTCGCCAACAGACAGGACGCCCTACTTCCACCAGACACCCAGGAAG TGACCACAGGTCTGCTGATGACGGCATGA